One Pullulanibacillus sp. KACC 23026 DNA segment encodes these proteins:
- a CDS encoding glycoside hydrolase family 15 protein, with protein MNIEKALDVLDQMRLENGAYLASLSDDYGYVWIRDVVYTVLPFIFTPSDRYEKAFHALFDLFKSYEWKIDIHTKKKPVYLYEYIHARYSKDLKEIPVEWGHAQNDAIGAFLWGVGEGRRYGQQVIRDEDDWRILQKLVDYLACVQYWQAEDNGMWEENMELHASSVGACVAGLKAVKLLVNVDKELIKKGEETLRFLLPRESRTKETDLALLSLIYPYRVVDRQMALKILSNVTKQLERERGCIRYVNDQYYNEGCEAEWCFGFPWLGLCYRELGLHDQAEAYYEKTLSILPDDWRVPELYIGGRDVPNVNTPLAWAVSMSYLFLKSLEDDEHVQKHRNSISQ; from the coding sequence ATGAACATTGAAAAAGCATTGGACGTTTTGGATCAAATGAGGCTTGAAAATGGAGCTTATTTGGCTAGCCTTTCCGATGACTATGGTTATGTGTGGATTCGGGATGTGGTGTATACGGTATTACCATTTATCTTTACACCCTCTGACCGCTATGAGAAGGCATTCCATGCTTTATTTGACTTGTTCAAATCCTACGAGTGGAAAATTGATATTCACACCAAAAAGAAACCGGTTTATTTATATGAATATATTCATGCCCGTTATTCAAAGGACCTAAAGGAAATTCCCGTTGAATGGGGACATGCGCAAAACGATGCGATCGGGGCTTTCTTATGGGGAGTCGGCGAGGGACGACGCTATGGACAGCAGGTCATTCGCGATGAGGATGACTGGCGAATTCTTCAGAAGCTTGTCGATTACTTGGCGTGTGTCCAATATTGGCAAGCTGAGGATAACGGCATGTGGGAAGAAAATATGGAGCTCCATGCTTCAAGTGTCGGGGCTTGCGTGGCCGGATTGAAAGCCGTTAAGCTTTTGGTTAATGTCGATAAAGAGTTGATTAAGAAAGGCGAGGAAACACTCCGGTTCTTATTGCCTAGGGAGAGCCGGACGAAAGAGACGGACCTTGCCTTATTGTCTCTCATTTATCCTTATCGTGTCGTTGACCGGCAAATGGCGCTTAAAATCCTATCCAATGTTACCAAACAGCTTGAGCGTGAGCGCGGTTGTATTCGGTATGTGAATGATCAGTACTATAATGAGGGCTGTGAAGCGGAATGGTGCTTTGGTTTTCCTTGGCTTGGCCTTTGTTACCGTGAGTTGGGTCTCCATGATCAAGCGGAAGCCTATTATGAGAAAACCTTATCTATTCTTCCGGATGACTGGCGAGTACCTGAACTTTACATTGGCGGCCGGGATGTTCCTAATGTCAATACACCACTTGCATGGGCGGTCTCTATGTCCTATCTTTTCTTAAAGAGTCTTGAAGATGATGAACATGTGCAGAAGCATCGAAATTCCATCTCACAATAA
- the glgB gene encoding 1,4-alpha-glucan branching protein GlgB, whose amino-acid sequence MMSQTESDLLQSTAWIPTEFDRYLFHEGTLYESYKMLGAHVMTVNGESGVRFAVWAPHAERVAVVGDFNHWDGSGHRLTQIPQSDIWYGFIPGIEEGSLYKYELVSNHQIFLKSDPYSFYSEVRPKTASIVHRLGQYKWHDQAWLNERRKTDIYHRPLLIYEVHLGSWKKKADGTLLSYREFAEELVDYVADRGYTHIELMPVMEHPYDRSWGYQITGYYSLTSRFGSPEDFMYFVDTCHQRGIGVILDWVPVHFCKDAHGLSRFDGTPLFEPQDTERAERHNWGTYNFDFSKPEVWSFLISNLLFWMEQYHVDGFRIDAVSHMIYLNHDRSSDRPLRNIEGGETNLEAIAFVKRMNEVLFSRYPGVLMIAEEATDWPLVTGQTDKGGLGFNYKWNMGWVHDVLRYMAMEPIERQNHYHLLTFSLLYTYSENFILPFSHDELVHGKRSLLNKMAGSYEEKFANLRLLHGFFMMHPGKKLTFMGNELGQFDEWKDLEQVDWELLENFDSHRTFNCFERELVQFYKKWPCFWRLDHEFEGFQWIEANANQDCIIAFIRQGKRKGDAAIIVCNFSRNHYDDYRLGVPSSGNYLEMFNTDCARYGGNTNEEGQMVSSEELPYQGQPCSVMLSLPPLSMLVFMKETKKRLRRS is encoded by the coding sequence ATGATGAGCCAGACGGAGAGTGACCTACTGCAAAGCACGGCATGGATTCCAACTGAGTTTGACCGCTATCTCTTCCATGAAGGCACCTTGTATGAAAGCTATAAAATGCTGGGTGCTCATGTGATGACTGTCAACGGTGAATCAGGTGTTCGATTTGCTGTATGGGCTCCACATGCTGAAAGGGTTGCGGTAGTTGGGGATTTTAATCATTGGGACGGCAGCGGGCACCGTCTTACGCAAATTCCTCAATCGGATATATGGTATGGGTTCATTCCAGGGATAGAGGAAGGGAGTCTTTATAAGTATGAACTCGTATCAAACCACCAAATCTTTTTGAAATCAGACCCCTATTCCTTTTATTCTGAAGTGCGGCCAAAGACAGCTTCAATTGTCCATCGGCTGGGTCAGTATAAGTGGCATGATCAGGCCTGGTTGAACGAAAGAAGAAAAACAGATATTTACCATCGCCCTTTACTCATCTATGAAGTGCATTTGGGTTCCTGGAAGAAGAAAGCGGACGGGACGCTCTTAAGTTATCGAGAATTCGCTGAAGAGTTAGTCGATTACGTGGCAGATAGGGGCTATACCCACATTGAATTAATGCCAGTCATGGAGCACCCGTACGATCGGTCATGGGGGTATCAGATAACCGGCTATTATTCTTTGACGAGCCGTTTTGGCAGCCCTGAGGATTTTATGTATTTTGTCGACACTTGCCATCAGAGAGGAATTGGCGTCATTTTGGACTGGGTCCCTGTTCATTTTTGTAAAGATGCCCATGGCCTCAGTCGTTTTGATGGAACTCCTTTGTTTGAGCCTCAGGATACCGAAAGAGCCGAGCGACATAATTGGGGCACTTATAACTTTGATTTTTCAAAGCCTGAGGTATGGAGTTTTCTTATTTCAAATCTTTTATTTTGGATGGAACAGTACCATGTAGATGGCTTCCGCATTGATGCAGTCTCGCACATGATTTATCTCAACCACGATCGATCCTCTGATCGCCCTCTTCGCAACATAGAAGGTGGAGAAACCAATCTCGAAGCGATTGCTTTTGTTAAAAGAATGAATGAAGTCTTATTTAGCCGCTACCCTGGCGTCTTAATGATTGCTGAAGAAGCAACGGATTGGCCGCTCGTAACGGGTCAAACAGACAAAGGGGGACTCGGTTTTAACTACAAATGGAACATGGGCTGGGTTCATGATGTCCTTCGCTACATGGCGATGGAGCCAATAGAAAGACAAAACCATTATCATTTACTTACCTTCTCATTGCTTTACACCTACTCTGAAAATTTTATTCTTCCATTTTCACACGATGAACTTGTACATGGAAAGCGTTCTTTGCTTAATAAAATGGCAGGGTCCTATGAAGAAAAATTTGCTAATTTACGGTTGTTACATGGTTTCTTTATGATGCATCCGGGCAAGAAGCTTACTTTTATGGGAAATGAATTGGGGCAATTTGATGAATGGAAAGACCTCGAACAGGTTGATTGGGAATTACTCGAGAACTTTGATTCCCACCGCACCTTTAATTGTTTCGAACGTGAACTGGTTCAATTTTATAAAAAATGGCCTTGTTTTTGGCGGTTAGACCACGAATTCGAAGGCTTTCAATGGATTGAAGCGAATGCAAACCAAGATTGTATCATAGCTTTTATTAGACAAGGTAAACGCAAGGGTGATGCGGCCATTATTGTTTGTAATTTTTCACGCAACCACTATGACGATTATCGACTAGGTGTTCCTTCAAGTGGAAACTATCTTGAAATGTTTAACACAGATTGTGCAAGATATGGTGGGAATACGAATGAAGAAGGACAAATGGTATCTTCCGAGGAGCTCCCTTATCAGGGGCAGCCATGCAGCGTAATGCTTTCCCTTCCCCCTCTGAGTATGCTTGTGTTCATGAAAGAAACTAAAAAACGATTGAGGAGGTCTTAA
- a CDS encoding glucose-1-phosphate adenylyltransferase translates to MRRKKWLAMLLAGGQGTRLGELTKELAKPAVPYGGKYRIIDFALSNCNHSGINTVGVLTQYQPHVLNAYIGNGKAWDLDRLFGGVALLPPYKGEGGGEWYKGTANAIYQNIHYIDQYNPEFVVVLSGDHIYKMNYNDLLEVHERNQADATIAVIPVPWREAHRFGIMTTSENGQIVEFQEKPEEPISNLASMGVYIFNWPLLRQILIEDEANALSTNDFGKDIIPRLLGERKRLFAYEFNGYWKDVGTIESLWEAHMDLIEEKPAFDLFDPNWKIFAGNANHPPQYIAKEAKVRRSLVNEGCVIYGEVNHSVISYNVRVGKGSVIKDSVIMPGASIGENVRIEKTIVGSQAVITDGQCIGSSEANAPVTLYGGDAFDLQSQELG, encoded by the coding sequence ATGCGCCGGAAAAAGTGGTTGGCAATGCTGTTAGCGGGTGGACAGGGCACAAGGTTAGGAGAGTTAACAAAAGAATTAGCTAAACCAGCGGTCCCTTACGGAGGTAAATATCGGATTATTGATTTTGCTCTCAGCAACTGTAATCATTCAGGAATTAACACGGTGGGGGTCTTAACACAATATCAGCCTCATGTCTTAAATGCTTATATTGGAAATGGAAAAGCGTGGGATTTAGATCGGTTGTTCGGAGGCGTGGCACTCCTTCCTCCATATAAAGGCGAGGGAGGCGGAGAATGGTATAAAGGAACAGCTAATGCTATATATCAGAATATTCATTATATCGATCAATATAATCCTGAATTCGTTGTGGTTCTTTCCGGCGATCATATTTATAAAATGAATTATAATGATTTGCTCGAGGTACATGAACGCAATCAAGCCGATGCAACCATTGCCGTGATACCGGTTCCTTGGCGGGAAGCCCATCGTTTTGGCATCATGACAACAAGTGAGAATGGGCAGATTGTGGAATTTCAAGAAAAACCGGAGGAACCGATTAGCAATCTAGCCTCAATGGGTGTCTATATTTTTAATTGGCCATTGCTTCGGCAAATCTTGATAGAAGATGAAGCCAATGCCCTCTCCACTAATGATTTTGGAAAAGACATCATTCCTCGCTTATTAGGTGAACGCAAAAGATTATTTGCCTATGAATTTAATGGCTATTGGAAGGATGTTGGGACCATTGAAAGCCTGTGGGAAGCTCATATGGATTTGATTGAGGAAAAACCGGCTTTCGATCTGTTTGATCCCAATTGGAAGATCTTTGCGGGTAATGCCAACCACCCGCCTCAATATATAGCGAAGGAAGCTAAGGTGCGCCGATCGTTGGTGAATGAAGGGTGTGTGATCTATGGGGAGGTCAATCATTCCGTCATATCTTACAACGTTCGGGTAGGGAAAGGATCGGTTATAAAAGATTCGGTCATTATGCCTGGTGCGAGCATCGGTGAAAATGTGAGAATTGAAAAAACGATCGTCGGCAGCCAAGCAGTCATTACTGATGGACAGTGTATAGGGTCGTCCGAAGCGAATGCGCCTGTAACACTATATGGCGGGGATGCGTTCGATCTTCAAAGTCAAGAGTTGGGTTAA
- the glgD gene encoding glucose-1-phosphate adenylyltransferase subunit GlgD, whose translation MDKVLGVINLVNESHYLKELTSHRCLSSVPFGGRYRLIDFTLSNFINADMTQVAIFPKERYRSLMDHLGSGKEWDLDRQTGGLYILPPLQATDSIKGDLQQFHDHLEIFKRTCCREVIISPGIHVNKIDYNRVIRTHRENGADLTVIYKAYDGQPVHKPMYHKCELDEQGNVKDIDLFTIPKLGDPVLLETYVIKKEILIGLIEECVGNEEYSFLKDVVKAHLQSLNVMGYPFLGKMFFIHSIESFLDCQLQLLDPELSHSLFYEDWDVLTKIKHEAPARFGDSSFVSNSLIANGCEIDGTVENSVLFRGVKVHPGAFVKNSIIMQKGEIEEGAYIENVIMDKQGRISSHRTLRGHHDPILVKKSEVI comes from the coding sequence ATGGATAAAGTGTTGGGCGTTATTAATCTTGTTAATGAAAGTCATTATTTAAAAGAATTAACTTCTCATCGTTGTCTGTCCTCAGTCCCTTTTGGAGGGCGATATCGCCTTATTGATTTCACTTTATCAAATTTTATCAATGCTGATATGACTCAGGTCGCTATTTTTCCAAAAGAACGCTATCGTTCCCTTATGGACCACCTCGGTTCCGGAAAAGAATGGGACTTAGACAGGCAAACAGGCGGTTTATATATTTTGCCACCGCTTCAGGCCACCGATTCTATTAAAGGAGATCTGCAGCAATTTCATGATCACCTGGAGATCTTTAAACGGACCTGCTGCCGAGAGGTCATTATATCACCAGGTATTCATGTTAATAAAATCGATTATAATCGGGTAATTCGGACTCATAGAGAGAATGGTGCCGATTTAACCGTTATTTATAAAGCATATGATGGCCAGCCGGTTCATAAACCGATGTATCATAAGTGTGAACTGGATGAGCAGGGGAATGTGAAGGACATTGACCTGTTTACGATCCCGAAATTAGGAGACCCCGTCCTGCTTGAAACCTATGTCATTAAAAAAGAGATTTTGATTGGTTTAATTGAAGAATGTGTTGGAAATGAAGAGTATAGCTTTCTAAAAGATGTGGTCAAAGCGCATCTTCAATCATTGAATGTTATGGGCTATCCGTTCTTAGGAAAAATGTTTTTCATCCATTCGATTGAAAGTTTCTTAGATTGCCAGCTCCAATTATTAGATCCTGAGCTGTCCCATTCTCTCTTTTATGAGGATTGGGATGTATTGACGAAAATTAAACATGAGGCACCCGCACGCTTTGGAGATTCGTCTTTTGTTTCTAATTCCTTAATTGCAAACGGCTGTGAGATTGATGGAACGGTAGAAAACAGTGTCTTATTCAGAGGAGTGAAGGTTCATCCGGGAGCCTTTGTTAAAAACAGTATTATTATGCAAAAAGGAGAGATTGAAGAAGGCGCTTATATAGAAAATGTCATCATGGATAAGCAAGGCAGAATTAGTAGTCATCGAACTTTAAGAGGGCATCATGACCCTATTTTAGTTAAAAAATCTGAAGTGATCTAG